Proteins encoded together in one Prunus dulcis chromosome 3, ALMONDv2, whole genome shotgun sequence window:
- the LOC117621437 gene encoding transcription factor GTE8-like isoform X3, giving the protein MAKKNKNPGRGGYYGGAFEQAGECEGSGSSGRIDAEITASEDSSAPTRKCISLNSSKRDSFGVPIEVLPLSNMLSSERKDLLHRLRMELEQIRILQKKVEMHRTNGVTVSSSSDILSCNNGRNGPHIENLRKSSALTGQGKKLNPVASKAQAWNPGTSGRVESVNQASAPSTASVILMKQCETLLKRLMSHQFSWVFNTPVDVVKLKIPDYFTVIKHPMDLGTVKTKIASGSYSSPLEFAADVRTTFTNAMTYNPPTNDVYVMADTLSKFFEVRWKTIEKKLPKADCQPPPAKSGPHEAVETPKPLPPAKKRMITSLHHEVKSEPAKQVMTKEEKHNLSRDLESLHGEIPLFIIDFLRENCSNGKDSEEDEIEIDVDDLSDDTLFTLRKLLNEHLQEKQKNHVRAEPCSIELLNESGLSNSSMQPCKGNDPADEDVDIGGNEPPVSSYPPVEIEKDTGYKISKGISSSSSSDSDSSSSESECDDAKASSPVPETVGSGAQLDEKTIDSRLEGNQSDSGLDQVEQSSQQKPSPVESDCCQDGDSAPTERPVSPEKQYRAALLKNRFADTILRAREKTLNQGDKGDPEKLRQEREELELQQKKEKARLQAEAKAAEDARRRAEAEAAAEAKRKRELEREAARQALLQIEKTVEINENSQFLQDLEMLRTAPVEQLPSSVDETSPDHSQDGLGGFRFGGSNPLEQLGLYIKDDEEEEEIEPAASVPSPVNDIEEGEID; this is encoded by the exons ATGgccaagaagaacaagaatcCTGGACGGGGAGGGTATTATGGTGGTGCTTTTGAGCAGGCTGGTGAATGCGAGGGCTCTGGTAGCTCTGGACGAATTGATGCTGAAATTACTGCCTCTGAGGATTCAAGTGCTCCAACAAGGAAATGTATTAGTTTGAATTCTAGTAAACGCGACAGTTTTGGTGTGCCTATAGAAGTTCTCCCCCTGTCAAACATGTTGTCCTCCGAAAGGAAAGATTTGCTACATAGGTTGAGAATGGAACTTGAACAGATTCGAATACTTCAGAAGAAAGTTGAAATGCATAGAACCAATGGTGTTACAGTGTCCTCTTCTAGTGACATCCTCAGCTGCAACAATGGCCGGAATGGGCCTCATATTGAAAATCTCCGTAAGTCATCAGCCTTAACTGGGCAGGGGAAAAAACTGAATCCTGTAGCATCAAAAGCACAGGCATGGAATCCAGGCACTTCCGGCCGGGTTGAGTCAGTGAATCAGGCTTCAGCACCTAGCACTGCTAGTGTGATTCTGATGAAACAATGCGAGACACTATTGAAACGGTTAATGTCCCATCAATTTTCTTGGGTTTTCAATACCCCTGTTGATGTGGTGAAGTTGAAGATTCCGGATTATTTCACTGTCATCAAGCATCCAATGGATTTGGGTACGGTAAAGACCAAGATAGCTTCAGGATCTTATTCAAGCCCATtggagtttgctgctgatgtCAGGACTACCTTCACCAATGCTATGACCTACAATCCACCAACAAATGATGTCTATGTCATGGCTGATACTCTtagtaaattttttgaagtcaGGTGGAAAACCATTGAGAAAAAACTGCCAAAGGCTGATTGCCAACCACCACCAGCTAAATCTGGTCCTCATGAAGCGGTAGAAACTCCTAAGCCACTGCCCCCCGCGAAAAAGAGGATGATCACGTCACTGCACCATGAAGTCAAGTCTGAGCCTGCTAAGCAGGTAATGACAAAGGAGGAGAAACATAATCTCAGCAGAGATTTGGAGTCTTTGCATGGAGAAATACCTTTATTCATCATTGATTTCTTGAGGGAAAATTGTTCAAATGGAAAGGACTCTGAagaggatgagattgagattGATGTTGATGATCTAAGTGATGATACCTTGTTCACATTGAGGAAGCTTTTAAATGAGCATTTgcaagagaaacaaaagaacCATGTGAGGGCTGAACCTTGTTCAATAGAG CTTTTGAACGAATCAGGGTTGAGCAATTCATCCATGCAGCCATGCAAAG GGAATGACCCAGCCGATGAGGATGTTGATATTGGTGGAAATGAGCCTCCTGTCTCAAGCTATCCTCCTGTGGAGATAGAAAAGGATACAGGCTATAAAATTAGTAAAGGCATCAGCTCAAGCAGCTCCAGCG ATTCAGATTCTAGCAGTTCTGAGAGTGAATGTGATGATGCTAAGGCCTCAAGTCCG GTACCAGAAACTGTAGGTTCTGGAGCTCAGTTAGATGAAAAGACAATTGATAGTCGCCTTGAAGGAAATC AGTCTGATAGTGGGTTGGATCAAGTTGAACAAAGTTCCCAGCAGAAGCCAAGTCCTGTGGAGTCAGATTGTTGTCAGGATG GGGACAGTGCTCCCACAGAGAGGCCGGTCTCCCCTGAGAAGCAGTACAGGGCTGCTCTATTGAAGAATCGTTTTGCTGATACCATTTTAAGAGCTCGAGAGAAAACACTTAATCAG GGTGACAAAGGAGATCCTGAGAAATTGCGGCAGGAGAGGGAGGAACTTGAATTGCAACAGAAGAAAG AAAAAGCACGGTTACAAGCAGAAGCCAAGGCGGCCGAGGATGCTCGAAGGCGAGCTGAAGCAGAAGCTGCAGCAGAGGCTAAAAGGAAGAGGGAGCTTGAGAGAGAAGCAGCACGGCAGGCATTGCTGCAG ATAGAAAAGACGGTTGAAATCAATGAGAACTCTCAGTTTCTTCAAGATCTGGAAATGCTAAGAACTGCCCCTGTGGAGCAGTTACCAAGCTCTGTAGATGAAACAAGCCCAGATCACTCGCAGGATGGCTTAGGCGGTTTTAGGTTTGGTGGAAGTAACCCTCTGGAACAACTTGGCTTGTACATAAAAGAcgatgaagaggaggaagaaattgAGCCTGCTGCTAGTGTTCCAAGTCCTGTAAATGATATAGAGGAGGGAGAAATTGATTAA
- the LOC117621437 gene encoding transcription factor GTE8-like isoform X2 yields the protein MAKKNKNPGRGGYYGGAFEQAGECEGSGSSGRIDAEITASEDSSAPTRKCISLNSSKRDSFGVPIEVLPLSNMLSSERKDLLHRLRMELEQIRILQKKVEMHRTNGVTVSSSSDILSCNNGRNGPHIENLRKSSALTGQGKKLNPVASKAQAWNPGTSGRVESVNQASAPSTASVILMKQCETLLKRLMSHQFSWVFNTPVDVVKLKIPDYFTVIKHPMDLGTVKTKIASGSYSSPLEFAADVRTTFTNAMTYNPPTNDVYVMADTLSKFFEVRWKTIEKKLPKADCQPPPAKSGPHEAVETPKPLPPAKKRMITSLHHEVKSEPAKQVMTKEEKHNLSRDLESLHGEIPLFIIDFLRENCSNGKDSEEDEIEIDVDDLSDDTLFTLRKLLNEHLQEKQKNHVRAEPCSIELLNESGLSNSSMQPCKADEDVDIGGNEPPVSSYPPVEIEKDTGYKISKGISSSSSSDSDSSSSESECDDAKASSPVPETVGSGAQLDEKTIDSRLEGNQSNGSFLQQRPLTSYSSGQRESDSGLDQVEQSSQQKPSPVESDCCQDGDSAPTERPVSPEKQYRAALLKNRFADTILRAREKTLNQGDKGDPEKLRQEREELELQQKKEKARLQAEAKAAEDARRRAEAEAAAEAKRKRELEREAARQALLQIEKTVEINENSQFLQDLEMLRTAPVEQLPSSVDETSPDHSQDGLGGFRFGGSNPLEQLGLYIKDDEEEEEIEPAASVPSPVNDIEEGEID from the exons ATGgccaagaagaacaagaatcCTGGACGGGGAGGGTATTATGGTGGTGCTTTTGAGCAGGCTGGTGAATGCGAGGGCTCTGGTAGCTCTGGACGAATTGATGCTGAAATTACTGCCTCTGAGGATTCAAGTGCTCCAACAAGGAAATGTATTAGTTTGAATTCTAGTAAACGCGACAGTTTTGGTGTGCCTATAGAAGTTCTCCCCCTGTCAAACATGTTGTCCTCCGAAAGGAAAGATTTGCTACATAGGTTGAGAATGGAACTTGAACAGATTCGAATACTTCAGAAGAAAGTTGAAATGCATAGAACCAATGGTGTTACAGTGTCCTCTTCTAGTGACATCCTCAGCTGCAACAATGGCCGGAATGGGCCTCATATTGAAAATCTCCGTAAGTCATCAGCCTTAACTGGGCAGGGGAAAAAACTGAATCCTGTAGCATCAAAAGCACAGGCATGGAATCCAGGCACTTCCGGCCGGGTTGAGTCAGTGAATCAGGCTTCAGCACCTAGCACTGCTAGTGTGATTCTGATGAAACAATGCGAGACACTATTGAAACGGTTAATGTCCCATCAATTTTCTTGGGTTTTCAATACCCCTGTTGATGTGGTGAAGTTGAAGATTCCGGATTATTTCACTGTCATCAAGCATCCAATGGATTTGGGTACGGTAAAGACCAAGATAGCTTCAGGATCTTATTCAAGCCCATtggagtttgctgctgatgtCAGGACTACCTTCACCAATGCTATGACCTACAATCCACCAACAAATGATGTCTATGTCATGGCTGATACTCTtagtaaattttttgaagtcaGGTGGAAAACCATTGAGAAAAAACTGCCAAAGGCTGATTGCCAACCACCACCAGCTAAATCTGGTCCTCATGAAGCGGTAGAAACTCCTAAGCCACTGCCCCCCGCGAAAAAGAGGATGATCACGTCACTGCACCATGAAGTCAAGTCTGAGCCTGCTAAGCAGGTAATGACAAAGGAGGAGAAACATAATCTCAGCAGAGATTTGGAGTCTTTGCATGGAGAAATACCTTTATTCATCATTGATTTCTTGAGGGAAAATTGTTCAAATGGAAAGGACTCTGAagaggatgagattgagattGATGTTGATGATCTAAGTGATGATACCTTGTTCACATTGAGGAAGCTTTTAAATGAGCATTTgcaagagaaacaaaagaacCATGTGAGGGCTGAACCTTGTTCAATAGAG CTTTTGAACGAATCAGGGTTGAGCAATTCATCCATGCAGCCATGCAAAG CCGATGAGGATGTTGATATTGGTGGAAATGAGCCTCCTGTCTCAAGCTATCCTCCTGTGGAGATAGAAAAGGATACAGGCTATAAAATTAGTAAAGGCATCAGCTCAAGCAGCTCCAGCG ATTCAGATTCTAGCAGTTCTGAGAGTGAATGTGATGATGCTAAGGCCTCAAGTCCG GTACCAGAAACTGTAGGTTCTGGAGCTCAGTTAGATGAAAAGACAATTGATAGTCGCCTTGAAGGAAATC AATCAAATGGCAGTTTTCTCCAACAAAGACCCCTTACCTCATACAGTAGTGGACAGAGAG AGTCTGATAGTGGGTTGGATCAAGTTGAACAAAGTTCCCAGCAGAAGCCAAGTCCTGTGGAGTCAGATTGTTGTCAGGATG GGGACAGTGCTCCCACAGAGAGGCCGGTCTCCCCTGAGAAGCAGTACAGGGCTGCTCTATTGAAGAATCGTTTTGCTGATACCATTTTAAGAGCTCGAGAGAAAACACTTAATCAG GGTGACAAAGGAGATCCTGAGAAATTGCGGCAGGAGAGGGAGGAACTTGAATTGCAACAGAAGAAAG AAAAAGCACGGTTACAAGCAGAAGCCAAGGCGGCCGAGGATGCTCGAAGGCGAGCTGAAGCAGAAGCTGCAGCAGAGGCTAAAAGGAAGAGGGAGCTTGAGAGAGAAGCAGCACGGCAGGCATTGCTGCAG ATAGAAAAGACGGTTGAAATCAATGAGAACTCTCAGTTTCTTCAAGATCTGGAAATGCTAAGAACTGCCCCTGTGGAGCAGTTACCAAGCTCTGTAGATGAAACAAGCCCAGATCACTCGCAGGATGGCTTAGGCGGTTTTAGGTTTGGTGGAAGTAACCCTCTGGAACAACTTGGCTTGTACATAAAAGAcgatgaagaggaggaagaaattgAGCCTGCTGCTAGTGTTCCAAGTCCTGTAAATGATATAGAGGAGGGAGAAATTGATTAA
- the LOC117621437 gene encoding transcription factor GTE8-like isoform X1: MAKKNKNPGRGGYYGGAFEQAGECEGSGSSGRIDAEITASEDSSAPTRKCISLNSSKRDSFGVPIEVLPLSNMLSSERKDLLHRLRMELEQIRILQKKVEMHRTNGVTVSSSSDILSCNNGRNGPHIENLRKSSALTGQGKKLNPVASKAQAWNPGTSGRVESVNQASAPSTASVILMKQCETLLKRLMSHQFSWVFNTPVDVVKLKIPDYFTVIKHPMDLGTVKTKIASGSYSSPLEFAADVRTTFTNAMTYNPPTNDVYVMADTLSKFFEVRWKTIEKKLPKADCQPPPAKSGPHEAVETPKPLPPAKKRMITSLHHEVKSEPAKQVMTKEEKHNLSRDLESLHGEIPLFIIDFLRENCSNGKDSEEDEIEIDVDDLSDDTLFTLRKLLNEHLQEKQKNHVRAEPCSIELLNESGLSNSSMQPCKGNDPADEDVDIGGNEPPVSSYPPVEIEKDTGYKISKGISSSSSSDSDSSSSESECDDAKASSPVPETVGSGAQLDEKTIDSRLEGNQSNGSFLQQRPLTSYSSGQRESDSGLDQVEQSSQQKPSPVESDCCQDGDSAPTERPVSPEKQYRAALLKNRFADTILRAREKTLNQGDKGDPEKLRQEREELELQQKKEKARLQAEAKAAEDARRRAEAEAAAEAKRKRELEREAARQALLQIEKTVEINENSQFLQDLEMLRTAPVEQLPSSVDETSPDHSQDGLGGFRFGGSNPLEQLGLYIKDDEEEEEIEPAASVPSPVNDIEEGEID; the protein is encoded by the exons ATGgccaagaagaacaagaatcCTGGACGGGGAGGGTATTATGGTGGTGCTTTTGAGCAGGCTGGTGAATGCGAGGGCTCTGGTAGCTCTGGACGAATTGATGCTGAAATTACTGCCTCTGAGGATTCAAGTGCTCCAACAAGGAAATGTATTAGTTTGAATTCTAGTAAACGCGACAGTTTTGGTGTGCCTATAGAAGTTCTCCCCCTGTCAAACATGTTGTCCTCCGAAAGGAAAGATTTGCTACATAGGTTGAGAATGGAACTTGAACAGATTCGAATACTTCAGAAGAAAGTTGAAATGCATAGAACCAATGGTGTTACAGTGTCCTCTTCTAGTGACATCCTCAGCTGCAACAATGGCCGGAATGGGCCTCATATTGAAAATCTCCGTAAGTCATCAGCCTTAACTGGGCAGGGGAAAAAACTGAATCCTGTAGCATCAAAAGCACAGGCATGGAATCCAGGCACTTCCGGCCGGGTTGAGTCAGTGAATCAGGCTTCAGCACCTAGCACTGCTAGTGTGATTCTGATGAAACAATGCGAGACACTATTGAAACGGTTAATGTCCCATCAATTTTCTTGGGTTTTCAATACCCCTGTTGATGTGGTGAAGTTGAAGATTCCGGATTATTTCACTGTCATCAAGCATCCAATGGATTTGGGTACGGTAAAGACCAAGATAGCTTCAGGATCTTATTCAAGCCCATtggagtttgctgctgatgtCAGGACTACCTTCACCAATGCTATGACCTACAATCCACCAACAAATGATGTCTATGTCATGGCTGATACTCTtagtaaattttttgaagtcaGGTGGAAAACCATTGAGAAAAAACTGCCAAAGGCTGATTGCCAACCACCACCAGCTAAATCTGGTCCTCATGAAGCGGTAGAAACTCCTAAGCCACTGCCCCCCGCGAAAAAGAGGATGATCACGTCACTGCACCATGAAGTCAAGTCTGAGCCTGCTAAGCAGGTAATGACAAAGGAGGAGAAACATAATCTCAGCAGAGATTTGGAGTCTTTGCATGGAGAAATACCTTTATTCATCATTGATTTCTTGAGGGAAAATTGTTCAAATGGAAAGGACTCTGAagaggatgagattgagattGATGTTGATGATCTAAGTGATGATACCTTGTTCACATTGAGGAAGCTTTTAAATGAGCATTTgcaagagaaacaaaagaacCATGTGAGGGCTGAACCTTGTTCAATAGAG CTTTTGAACGAATCAGGGTTGAGCAATTCATCCATGCAGCCATGCAAAG GGAATGACCCAGCCGATGAGGATGTTGATATTGGTGGAAATGAGCCTCCTGTCTCAAGCTATCCTCCTGTGGAGATAGAAAAGGATACAGGCTATAAAATTAGTAAAGGCATCAGCTCAAGCAGCTCCAGCG ATTCAGATTCTAGCAGTTCTGAGAGTGAATGTGATGATGCTAAGGCCTCAAGTCCG GTACCAGAAACTGTAGGTTCTGGAGCTCAGTTAGATGAAAAGACAATTGATAGTCGCCTTGAAGGAAATC AATCAAATGGCAGTTTTCTCCAACAAAGACCCCTTACCTCATACAGTAGTGGACAGAGAG AGTCTGATAGTGGGTTGGATCAAGTTGAACAAAGTTCCCAGCAGAAGCCAAGTCCTGTGGAGTCAGATTGTTGTCAGGATG GGGACAGTGCTCCCACAGAGAGGCCGGTCTCCCCTGAGAAGCAGTACAGGGCTGCTCTATTGAAGAATCGTTTTGCTGATACCATTTTAAGAGCTCGAGAGAAAACACTTAATCAG GGTGACAAAGGAGATCCTGAGAAATTGCGGCAGGAGAGGGAGGAACTTGAATTGCAACAGAAGAAAG AAAAAGCACGGTTACAAGCAGAAGCCAAGGCGGCCGAGGATGCTCGAAGGCGAGCTGAAGCAGAAGCTGCAGCAGAGGCTAAAAGGAAGAGGGAGCTTGAGAGAGAAGCAGCACGGCAGGCATTGCTGCAG ATAGAAAAGACGGTTGAAATCAATGAGAACTCTCAGTTTCTTCAAGATCTGGAAATGCTAAGAACTGCCCCTGTGGAGCAGTTACCAAGCTCTGTAGATGAAACAAGCCCAGATCACTCGCAGGATGGCTTAGGCGGTTTTAGGTTTGGTGGAAGTAACCCTCTGGAACAACTTGGCTTGTACATAAAAGAcgatgaagaggaggaagaaattgAGCCTGCTGCTAGTGTTCCAAGTCCTGTAAATGATATAGAGGAGGGAGAAATTGATTAA
- the LOC117621437 gene encoding transcription factor GTE8-like isoform X4, translated as MAKKNKNPGRGGYYGGAFEQAGECEGSGSSGRIDAEITASEDSSAPTRKCISLNSSKRDSFGVPIEVLPLSNMLSSERKDLLHRLRMELEQIRILQKKVEMHRTNGVTVSSSSDILSCNNGRNGPHIENLRKSSALTGQGKKLNPVASKAQAWNPGTSGRVESVNQASAPSTASVILMKQCETLLKRLMSHQFSWVFNTPVDVVKLKIPDYFTVIKHPMDLGTVKTKIASGSYSSPLEFAADVRTTFTNAMTYNPPTNDVYVMADTLSKFFEVRWKTIEKKLPKADCQPPPAKSGPHEAVETPKPLPPAKKRMITSLHHEVKSEPAKQVMTKEEKHNLSRDLESLHGEIPLFIIDFLRENCSNGKDSEEDEIEIDVDDLSDDTLFTLRKLLNEHLQEKQKNHVRAEPCSIELLNESGLSNSSMQPCKGNDPADEDVDIGGNEPPVSSYPPVEIEKDTGYKISKGISSSSSSDSDSSSSESECDDAKASSPVPETVGSGAQLDEKTIDSRLEGNQSNGSFLQQRPLTSYSSGQRESDSGLDQVEQSSQQKPSPVESDCCQDGDSAPTERPVSPEKQYRAALLKNRFADTILRAREKTLNQGDKGDPEKLRQEREELELQQKKADYVANI; from the exons ATGgccaagaagaacaagaatcCTGGACGGGGAGGGTATTATGGTGGTGCTTTTGAGCAGGCTGGTGAATGCGAGGGCTCTGGTAGCTCTGGACGAATTGATGCTGAAATTACTGCCTCTGAGGATTCAAGTGCTCCAACAAGGAAATGTATTAGTTTGAATTCTAGTAAACGCGACAGTTTTGGTGTGCCTATAGAAGTTCTCCCCCTGTCAAACATGTTGTCCTCCGAAAGGAAAGATTTGCTACATAGGTTGAGAATGGAACTTGAACAGATTCGAATACTTCAGAAGAAAGTTGAAATGCATAGAACCAATGGTGTTACAGTGTCCTCTTCTAGTGACATCCTCAGCTGCAACAATGGCCGGAATGGGCCTCATATTGAAAATCTCCGTAAGTCATCAGCCTTAACTGGGCAGGGGAAAAAACTGAATCCTGTAGCATCAAAAGCACAGGCATGGAATCCAGGCACTTCCGGCCGGGTTGAGTCAGTGAATCAGGCTTCAGCACCTAGCACTGCTAGTGTGATTCTGATGAAACAATGCGAGACACTATTGAAACGGTTAATGTCCCATCAATTTTCTTGGGTTTTCAATACCCCTGTTGATGTGGTGAAGTTGAAGATTCCGGATTATTTCACTGTCATCAAGCATCCAATGGATTTGGGTACGGTAAAGACCAAGATAGCTTCAGGATCTTATTCAAGCCCATtggagtttgctgctgatgtCAGGACTACCTTCACCAATGCTATGACCTACAATCCACCAACAAATGATGTCTATGTCATGGCTGATACTCTtagtaaattttttgaagtcaGGTGGAAAACCATTGAGAAAAAACTGCCAAAGGCTGATTGCCAACCACCACCAGCTAAATCTGGTCCTCATGAAGCGGTAGAAACTCCTAAGCCACTGCCCCCCGCGAAAAAGAGGATGATCACGTCACTGCACCATGAAGTCAAGTCTGAGCCTGCTAAGCAGGTAATGACAAAGGAGGAGAAACATAATCTCAGCAGAGATTTGGAGTCTTTGCATGGAGAAATACCTTTATTCATCATTGATTTCTTGAGGGAAAATTGTTCAAATGGAAAGGACTCTGAagaggatgagattgagattGATGTTGATGATCTAAGTGATGATACCTTGTTCACATTGAGGAAGCTTTTAAATGAGCATTTgcaagagaaacaaaagaacCATGTGAGGGCTGAACCTTGTTCAATAGAG CTTTTGAACGAATCAGGGTTGAGCAATTCATCCATGCAGCCATGCAAAG GGAATGACCCAGCCGATGAGGATGTTGATATTGGTGGAAATGAGCCTCCTGTCTCAAGCTATCCTCCTGTGGAGATAGAAAAGGATACAGGCTATAAAATTAGTAAAGGCATCAGCTCAAGCAGCTCCAGCG ATTCAGATTCTAGCAGTTCTGAGAGTGAATGTGATGATGCTAAGGCCTCAAGTCCG GTACCAGAAACTGTAGGTTCTGGAGCTCAGTTAGATGAAAAGACAATTGATAGTCGCCTTGAAGGAAATC AATCAAATGGCAGTTTTCTCCAACAAAGACCCCTTACCTCATACAGTAGTGGACAGAGAG AGTCTGATAGTGGGTTGGATCAAGTTGAACAAAGTTCCCAGCAGAAGCCAAGTCCTGTGGAGTCAGATTGTTGTCAGGATG GGGACAGTGCTCCCACAGAGAGGCCGGTCTCCCCTGAGAAGCAGTACAGGGCTGCTCTATTGAAGAATCGTTTTGCTGATACCATTTTAAGAGCTCGAGAGAAAACACTTAATCAG GGTGACAAAGGAGATCCTGAGAAATTGCGGCAGGAGAGGGAGGAACTTGAATTGCAACAGAAGAAAG CTGATTATGTTGCCAATATATAA
- the LOC117622146 gene encoding thymidylate kinase-like, with protein sequence MENSNHNCSLRGGKEDSRGALVVLEGLDRCGKTTQSTRLVANLERLGHSAELWRFPDRTTSVGQMISSYLSNKSQLDDHTIHLLFSANRWEKRSLMESKLKSGITLVVDRYSYSGVAFSSAKGLDIEWCKAPEIGLLAPDLLVYLDIPPEKAAERGGYGGERYEQLEFQKKVGQNYQVLRGPTWKIIDACSPMEDIEEHLQEMVLDCVKTCQEGKPLSCLWSC encoded by the exons ATGGAAAATAGTAATCACAACTGTAGCCTAAGAGGTGGCAAAGAGGATTCAAGAGGTGCCTTGGTTGTTCTGGAAGGCTTGGATCGTTGTGGCAAGACTACGCAGTCTACTAGACTAGTTGCAAACTTGGAGAGGTTAGGGCATTCAGCTGAATTGTGGCGGTTTCCTGACAGAACGACAAGTGTTGGGCAAATGATATCTTCTTATCTTTCCAACAAATCCCAACTGGATGATCATACAATCCATCTACTCTTTAGTGCCAACCGTTGGGAGAAGAG ATCATTGATGGAAAGCAAATTGAAAAGTGGAATCACCCTTGTTGTTGACCGTTACTCTTATTCAGGGGTGGCCTTTTCATCTGCCAAAGGACTTGATATTGAATGGTGTAAG GCTCCAGAGATTGGGTTATTGGCTCCAGATCTTTTAGTGTACCTTGACATACCACCTGAA AAAGCTGCTGAAAGAGGAGGCTACGGAGGTGAGAGATATGAGCAGCTTGAGTTTCAAAAGAAGGTTGGCCAAAACTATCAGGTCCTCCGTGGTCCCACTTGGAAG ATCATAGATGCTTGTTCGCCGATGGAGGACATTGAGGAACATTTGCAAGAGATGGTATTGGATTGTGTAAAAACATGCCAAGAAGGGAAACCCCTCTCATGTCTCTGGTCTTGTTAA